TTTTTCATGCGTTCACCTTTTCAACCATTAATGATCCCGCTATGACTATAAAGGAAAAAAAAGATATACTCAATCGACGATATGAAATGAGGGCCCTATGCCGGATGCCACGGGTGCGCCTGTGCATATCCCCTCATGTCAGACAACAGGGATTACCTGCGGGAAACAGTGTTCCCGAAAAGACCGTCAGTGAGAGACGGATCAATATTGATGCGGGGGTCAATATTGATATTATTGGCTTCAACCGATATATTAATACATGGCTGATCATGATTTTATGTTGGTAGTCGAATATTCGGCGGTCACAATAATATTTGCCTGAATATAAATGGAAACGATGATATTCGGTAAACAGATACGAAAGACCTGGTTATTTCATGTACTGGGCAAACTCACCCTCTTTCTCGTGCTTTTTTCCCTACTCCTTCTCTTTTTATATATCGTCGGAAATTTCCAGGAATTTCTCGATGCGACGCAGATATTCCTCCTGAAGACACTTGAAATTACTTTGCTTGCTTCGGCAATTATTGCGACCTACTACATCGTATTTCTCTTTCTCATTGCTTTTCTTGAGAAGAAAATATATCTCCTCCGGCTTGTACTCGCTATCATCGCCATCATTATCTGCCTGTTTCTCTTCATCGCCCTCAAGTTTCTTACATCATGGCTCGTGTTTTAATGATGAGTGTTCACGATCGTAATTTTCGATAAAACGTTTGATAATAAGCTGGATGAGATAATACCCGAATGTGGGATTCTGATAATACAACTGGGTAATCGTGCTTTCATGTATCGTCATAAGTTGACCGTCTTCGACACACATGGCGGTGGCGGTTCTTGTTTTATAGGGTGAAAATATACCGATTTCTCCGATGATATTGCCTTCCGTCACCGTCTGTCCGATTTCTTCCAAATACACCTTCCCCTTCTGAATATAAAATATCTCCGGGGCGGGGCTTCCTTTTTTAAAGAGCACTTCTCCTTCAGCCATGTTTCGCTTTGTCATGAACGGAACGAGACTGTCGAGTGAATATTCTCCCTGCGATGCGGCTTTTACCTTTGCGATTAGTTTTTTCATTTGTACGAGGCGCACGACATTGAGAGGAAAGAGAAAGACATGGAGAAAAAAAACAGGTCCCAGCCCCCCGAAAAAACCGTAGGTAATAAAAAAAATATTGGAACAGATAGCAAAAATTCTCAAAGGGATAATCGTTTTCATATAAAAGGTGATTGCCGTAAAAAGCGATGCAATATAGCCGACAACGACAATCCAGCTTATCGTGCGGAAGGATTCGATCAGATTGTATATATATTCCATACCAATCCCCCTTTCCTTTCGATTGACTCATTCATATGCATTCATTCACGCAACAGTGACATGTTCTTATATGGTAGTTGATTTTTATTGAAAAATCGACCATTTTTATAACCGGGAACGACCTCCATCCTCAAAGACCGGTGCGGAAAACTTCTCTATCCGCTGCAAGAGGACGTTCGATCGAAAAATATCATAATTTACAGCTGTTCACCGGACGGCTTAAACTCGTGCTATTTGAAAAAGAGAGAATGTACTCTTCGAAACCGACCATAAGGTTCTCCCGATACGCGGGCTTTCCGTAAGCGGAGGAGTGAAAGGTCGCGACTGGTTGACCGGTAAATGGTGAAATTAGTTAAAACCATATAAAACCGCACAATGCACCGGATTTTTTGACTTTCATTGACACGGTATTCCGAATCCTGTTATAGTGAATACATGATCAAGCCATTTGCATTCGAATGTCCGCAATATATCCATTTCGGGCCGGGTGAGCGAAACCGACTCGGCACTATCGCGGCCGCTTTCGGCAAAAAGATTTTTTTTATTACAGGCCGCAGATGGTTCGAGCAATCAGGCTGGAAACAGGTCTTTTCGAAAATTCTTGACGGATGTACTGTCTGTTTCAGAAAATGCGAATCAGGAGAGCCGACCGTGGAAAGCATATCGAGGGTCACAGAACAGGCCCGTGAGTTCGATCCTGACCTCATTATCGGGTGCGGCGGCGGGTCTGTCATCGATACGGCTAAAGCGGTATCGGGACTCGTTCGTGAAAGTGACGGTATCGGGGATTATTGTGAAGGAATTGGGAAGGGGAAAAAACTCGATAAAAGCGGCGTCCCCTGGATCGCGATTCCCACAACGGCGGGAACGGGTGCGGAGGCAACAAAGAACGCCGTTGTGATATCCAAAACCCATCGCGCGAAAAAGAGTTTTCGATCTCCCTTTCTCCTGGCTTCTACGATTATCGTTGATCCCGAACTGACTGCCGGTCTCGATCCATATATTACCGGTATTTCAGGTCTCGACGCCCTCGTACAGCTTATAGAATCCTTTGTTTCAAAAAAGGCAACACCGATGCCCCGTGCATTGGTGAAACACGCTTTTCCCGTCATGCTCGATGCTCTTTTCAATCTCGGAAAGGATATAAAAGATATGCGTGCCCGTACGGGGGCGGCCTATGGGGCCTTGATAAGCGGAATCGCCCTTGCCAATTCAGGACTGGGGGCGGTTCACGGGTTTGCGTCGGGGATTGGCGGTCTTTTTGATATTCCGCACGGGCTTCTCTGTGCCGAATTCCTTGTACCGGTTCTGAAGATGAATGCCGATGCCATACGAGAAGATATGCGGGTATTGTGCGGCGGTGCAAGAGAGAATTCAAACGACGATCCCGTTGAAATGCTGATCGAAAAAACGATCATGCTGCTGGATCTTTTCAACATACCGAAAGACCTCGGGCGATACGGGATCGATAAATCATTAATCACTTCGATAGCGGAAAAATCCGAGGGTTCGAGTATGTCCGGAAATCCGAAGACTTTGAGTCTGCGGGAAAAAGAAGAAATCATCCTCAGTGTCGTATGATCCGGGATCTTCGATTGAGTGTTCAAGCGGTTCATACGATAATAAAATGGAATGTTTGAACAGGATATACATATTCCACTGAAAACCTCTGTCGATGTCGCGCGGATACGAAGAAGCTGCAGAATTGTCGAAAAGGTCCTGCGAAATCTGGCAGTGTATGTGAGAAAAGGGACCACAACAGCGGAACTTGATACGCTTGCCGAACAGATGATAAAAAAAAACGGGGGGCATCCCGCGTTGAAGGACTATAACGGATTTCCCGCATCGATTTGTACTTCGGTCAATCATGTCGCGGCGCACGGACTGCCGTCGGATTACGCTTTGGACGACGGCGATATTGTTACTATCGATACAACCATCTCGATCGACGGCTGGTATGGCGACGGTGCCTGGACATTTTGTGTCGGGGCATTACGGCCGGATACGAAAAGGGTGATCAGGGCCGCATGGCAGTCTTCTCTTGCGGGAATCATGGCGATAAGGCCGGGGGGATACATCGGCGATATCGGATTTTCAATACAGGCAATCGCCCTAAAACACGGGTGTTCGATTGTTCAGGAATATGTCGGTCACGGGATCGGACAGAAGATGCATGAAGATCCGCGGATTCCGAATATCGGTGCAAAAGGAACGGGCATGAGAATAGTACCTGGTATGGTTTTTACCATCGAACCGTTGATCAGTATCGGGAATCCGGAAGTGACGATTACCGAAGACGGTTGGTCGATCGTCACATGCGATAATTCTCTTACCGCTCAATTTGAGCACACGGTTGCCGTGTTCAGGGACCGGATAGAAATTCTCACACTTTCTGTGGGAAATATGAAAGAAAATGTTGACTATCCCCCGTATTTTTTATAAGATTGTCCGTGTTGTTCTAAAGCTTTTTCACCCCTTCCCCCCCAAGCAGGGGAAGGGGTGAAAAACGAATATCTCTTGGATAACGGCTTTGAGGGCCTGATAGCAAGAGAATATGATGCCACCTTAGCTCAGCTGGCCAGAGCACGTGACTTGTAATCTCGGGGTCCTCGGTTCGAATCCGAGAGGTGGCTTTTCTTTTCAATCAAAGCGTGGATAAAATCAATCGGCAGGGAATAAGGTTTTCACCATAAAAATTGACATAAAAATACTTGAATAAATTTGTATAATTCGATAGATTGCTTTATATATTTGGCGCGGGTATACGAGCCGCAGAAAGGCGGCTGCGGCAGTGCCTGTTCGTGAGGGGAGATTCCCGAGTGGTCAAAGGGGGCAGACTGTAAATCTGTTGGCTCAGCCTTCGAAGGTTCAAATCCTTCTCTCCCCATTTATATTTCATACGTAAGCAGAGTTCACCGAATTCTATAATCGTCATGATCAATATAACGTCTTTTTTTCCGAATATTTTCCATAAAGATAAAACCTGAAAATTACGGTGAGGTTTTACATCATTGATCGATAAATTGATAAAACCATTCTATGGCGACGGACTTCACTTTGAGTGTACAAAATGTTCGGCATGTTGCCGCCATACTCCCGGTTATGTATTCCTTTCGAAAAACGATATATCATCACTTCTTTCGGCCCTGCAACTTCCTTTTTCACGGTTTTTCAGTGAATTCTGCAGGATTGTTCCGACGATAAGCGGGACAAAGATAAGTCTTATAGAAAAATCCAATTACGATTGTATTTTCTGGAGTAATGACGGATGTCTCTATTATGAACACCGTCCCTTCCAGTGCAGGAGTTTTCCATTCTGGACATCGTATATGGGTTCACGGAATAAATGGAAATCCCTAAAAAGCTTTTGTCCCGGTATTGACAATGGTATCCTTCATTCAGGCAAAGAGATCAACCGCTGGATGGAAAATGTTAAAAAGGAAGACTATTATTACAGCCGCCGGGACTTCGAGAATCACCTGATGTCGAATGAGGTCGAGGAAAAGGGATGAAAATAAAGTTCTGGGGAGTAAGAGGTTCGATACCGACTCCACTCACATCGAAACAGATTAAAAGCAGAATTTCAGCCGTTATACAGCGAATCAAACCCGCGGATCTGACGTCTCCGGAAAACAGAGAGTTGTTTCTTGCCCGGTTGCCCGAGGACATTTTCGGGACGGTAGGAGGAAATACCACCTGCATAGAGGTAAAGATCGATGCCCCGCGATGTTTTGTTATCGATGCGGGGACGGGTATCCGTGAACTCGGCAATTATTATACTACGGAAGAAAAACATATCCATGAGTTTCATATCTTTTTCACCCATTTCCACTGGGATCATATCCAGGGAATACCTTTTTTTTCACCCGCCTTTAACAAGCGGAACACGATATTTTTATATAGCCCCGTACCGGATTTCGAAAAATATTTGAGAGACCAGATGAGATTTCCCTATTTCCCGGTCGGGATGGATATTCTTCCCGCGGACATTCACTTTATCGAACTGAACGGGACGAAGCTGACAATCGATAATACGGAGATTGCGTGGAAGAGAATGAAACATCCCGGCGGATCGTTCGCCTATAAAGTTGTGCATAAAGGGAAAAGCGCCATCGTGGCAACGGATTCGGAAATTACGGAAAAAGAGTTTCTGAGGGATGAGGAGAATACGGTCTTTTTTAAGGATGCGCATGTATTGATCCTTGATTCCCAGTATACGCTGGAAGAATCGATCGACAAAATTGATTGGGGCCATTCATCATATAGTATCGATGTGGACCTTGCGTCGGTATGGGGGGTAAAAAATCTTGTTCTTTTTCACCATGAGCCACTCTATAACGATAAAAAAATAATTGGTATCGAGCGATTATCGAAGTGGTATCTCAATCATCTGAAAAACAAATATTTGAGTATTATGGTTGCCGTTGAAGGAAAGGAAATCGTAATCGAGTAATACATGGAAGAGAAATTCGTTTTGGGATTGTCAAAAAAAGAACTCATTGATCTTTATTTGGCACTCAAACAAGACGAACTTCGTCTTGGTGAATCAGTCGCCGCAATTCTCATGCGCCTGGAAAAGGAATTATATTCCCTGCTTACGATCGATGAACTGGAAAAAATACAGAGAAAAAATGAATATCCCTGACTATTGATTTTTTTACCGGAAAAGGTGATTTTATTGACAAGCACTCTTGATAAAAAGAATATACGGGCCTGAAAAAAGAAAGTAATCATCGCTATGAAAAAGAAAGGATCAACATTACATTCGTGAAAGGGATTGTGAGAGTTTTTTTTATTTTATTCAGTATCTTTTTTGTTCTCGCCATCGGTTGCGGAATCGTCATTTTGTATTGCAACAGCGCACCGGAATCACAAGACGCAGCAGACATTAATTTCATTATCAGGAAGGGAGAAACCCTGCTTCAAATATCACAAAATCTCGAAAAAGAAGGACTAATTCGATCCGCTTTTTTCCTGCGATTCGTCGGGAAAATTCTCGATACCGAAAAGGATTTCGACGCGGGTTATTACGTTATTAAACGGGGGTTGACGACATTTGATATCCATAATCTGATTGTCAGCGGAGGGGAGTCCCCAGTCAGGATTACCATTCCCGAAGGATGGACAAAAACAAAAATCGCTCTCCATTATGAAGCGAACGGACTTTCGACGAAGGACGAAATATTGAAGGCGATACGTTCGGAGGAACTGCGCGAAAAATATTCGATTCCCGGTGCCGATTGCGAGGGATTTCTGTTTCCCGAGACCTATTTTTTTTCCCGATCGACCTCTGCAACAAAAATCGTCGATACGATGATAGAAACCTTTTTCGGAAAACTGGAAGAAATCGGCGTGGAATATCAAGTTGTTCCGGCAAATAAGCTGTATGCGAAGGTAATTATGGCTTCGATAATCGAACGTGAATATCGATTACCGGAAGAGGCGCCTATTATCGCCTCCGTTTTCTATAACCGGGACAGGCGAAGCGTCGGGCTTGAATCCTGTGCGACGATCGAATATATTATTACCGAGATTTACGGCCAACCCCATCCCGAATATATCACCCTCGACATGAAGGAAATCGATTCTCCCTATAACACCTATAAATGGCACGGTCTCCCGCCCGGTCCGGTTTCGAATCCGGGTCTTGTCGCGTTGAGGGCGGCATTCTATCCCGCAAAAACCGATTATTGGTACTTTTGTGTCAAGGATCCCTCAACCGGAGAACATTATTTTTCCGAAGACCTTGAAGAGCATAATGCGGCCAAATGGTACTATCTGAAAAAATATGGAAGTCCGCCGGGGCGGTGATGGATATGAGTAACCTCGAAGAAGCAAAGGCGGAGATCAAACGGCAAATCAGTATTACGGAGTTGATCGGCGGATATGTCCGCCTGAATAAAAAGGGATCGAAGTATTGGGGATTGTGTCCTTTCCATTCGGAAAAAACCGCTTCCTTTTCCGTCACCCCCGATAAAGAAATGTATTACTGCTTCGGCTGTCATAAGTATGGGGATATTTTTACTTTTATGATGGAAATCGAGAAGCTGTCGTTTATGGAGGCTTTGAAACTCCTTGCGAAAAAAGCGAATGTCACCCTCTCGATACATCATGATCCCCAGCTCGATTTAAAACGGGAATCCCTCTATGACCTCTACAGACGACTCACCGGAAGTTTTCACTACCTGTTGATGAAGAGTAGTAAGGCGGCCCATGCGCGCCGGTATCTCGAACTGCGGGGAGTGAGCCCGGAGTTGATCGAACGATTTCAACTCGGTTATGCGCCGGCGAGTAATTCGTGGCTGCTTTCAATGCTTGAAAAGCATAATTACTCCATCGAGTTTATCGGGTCTTCTGGTTTGTTTATGGAAAAGCGGAAACGATACATCCCGTATTTTTTCAACAGAATCATGTTTCCGATCCGCAACAGCCGGGGAGAAGTCATCGCGTTCGGCGGGCGCAGTCTTTCTGAGGGTGGTCCCAAATACCTCAATTCACCGGAAACAGAGATATTTAAAAAGGGTAACAATCTTTTCGGGCTGCATCATGCATCAGGGGCTATAAAGGAAAACAAGTGCGCCTATATTGTCGAAGGATATATGGACGTTCTGTCGCTGCATAAAGGCGGTATTCCCCATTGTGTCGCTCCCCTCGGGACCGCACTTACCGAAGCACAGGCACGGCTTATATGCCGGTATACGGATAATATCATCCTGCTTTTCGACGGCGATACGGCCGGTATCGCCGCATCACTCAAGGCACTGGAATGTCTTATGGGGTTTGATTGTGAGACCGGAGTTGTCAGACTGCCGGAAGGCCGGGATCCGGACGACATTTTACAAAAACATGGTAGCAATGAGTTGAAAAAAATGTTAAAATCTCCTATTAATAGTATTAAGTATCTGTTAACGATTGCCTCGGAGAGGTACGATAGCGGTACGCCAAGAGGGAAAGAGGAAATATTTCAGTTTATTGTACCGTACCTGAAAAGAATCTCGTCACAAATAAAACGTGATGGATATTTTGAGATAATTGCCGATGCTATACATATTGATATAGCATCGATACGAAAAGATTATGAGAAACAGCAGCGACTATTACCAATAAAGGCCGAAAAAAAAGAAAAAGCTGTTCATATAACCGACGAGTTGTTTTTTATGCTGGCATTAACGGCACTGAGATACTATTTTTCGGATGTGCGAAATAGTATATCGGTAAACCATTTAAAGGATGAATGGGCAAAGGAAATTTATATTGCACTGGAGGAGTGTTTCCGGGACGGAGATGATTCACTTAATTCATTACTCGAAAAAATAGAAAATGATGAACTCAGGGTATTGATCTTAGAAAAGAATACATCTGATGAGTTCACCCTTAATCCCGAAAAAATAATAGCGGACGGGATTGCGGGGATAAAAAAGCGGAATTTG
Above is a genomic segment from Spirochaetales bacterium containing:
- a CDS encoding YkgJ family cysteine cluster protein, giving the protein MIDKLIKPFYGDGLHFECTKCSACCRHTPGYVFLSKNDISSLLSALQLPFSRFFSEFCRIVPTISGTKISLIEKSNYDCIFWSNDGCLYYEHRPFQCRSFPFWTSYMGSRNKWKSLKSFCPGIDNGILHSGKEINRWMENVKKEDYYYSRRDFENHLMSNEVEEKG
- the mltG gene encoding endolytic transglycosylase MltG, with the protein product MKGIVRVFFILFSIFFVLAIGCGIVILYCNSAPESQDAADINFIIRKGETLLQISQNLEKEGLIRSAFFLRFVGKILDTEKDFDAGYYVIKRGLTTFDIHNLIVSGGESPVRITIPEGWTKTKIALHYEANGLSTKDEILKAIRSEELREKYSIPGADCEGFLFPETYFFSRSTSATKIVDTMIETFFGKLEEIGVEYQVVPANKLYAKVIMASIIEREYRLPEEAPIIASVFYNRDRRSVGLESCATIEYIITEIYGQPHPEYITLDMKEIDSPYNTYKWHGLPPGPVSNPGLVALRAAFYPAKTDYWYFCVKDPSTGEHYFSEDLEEHNAAKWYYLKKYGSPPGR
- the map gene encoding type I methionyl aminopeptidase — its product is MFEQDIHIPLKTSVDVARIRRSCRIVEKVLRNLAVYVRKGTTTAELDTLAEQMIKKNGGHPALKDYNGFPASICTSVNHVAAHGLPSDYALDDGDIVTIDTTISIDGWYGDGAWTFCVGALRPDTKRVIRAAWQSSLAGIMAIRPGGYIGDIGFSIQAIALKHGCSIVQEYVGHGIGQKMHEDPRIPNIGAKGTGMRIVPGMVFTIEPLISIGNPEVTITEDGWSIVTCDNSLTAQFEHTVAVFRDRIEILTLSVGNMKENVDYPPYFL
- a CDS encoding DNA primase, which codes for MVLSEKIWKSAGAVMDMSNLEEAKAEIKRQISITELIGGYVRLNKKGSKYWGLCPFHSEKTASFSVTPDKEMYYCFGCHKYGDIFTFMMEIEKLSFMEALKLLAKKANVTLSIHHDPQLDLKRESLYDLYRRLTGSFHYLLMKSSKAAHARRYLELRGVSPELIERFQLGYAPASNSWLLSMLEKHNYSIEFIGSSGLFMEKRKRYIPYFFNRIMFPIRNSRGEVIAFGGRSLSEGGPKYLNSPETEIFKKGNNLFGLHHASGAIKENKCAYIVEGYMDVLSLHKGGIPHCVAPLGTALTEAQARLICRYTDNIILLFDGDTAGIAASLKALECLMGFDCETGVVRLPEGRDPDDILQKHGSNELKKMLKSPINSIKYLLTIASERYDSGTPRGKEEIFQFIVPYLKRISSQIKRDGYFEIIADAIHIDIASIRKDYEKQQRLLPIKAEKKEKAVHITDELFFMLALTALRYYFSDVRNSISVNHLKDEWAKEIYIALEECFRDGDDSLNSLLEKIENDELRVLILEKNTSDEFTLNPEKIIADGIAGIKKRNLLEKREEISLLIKQYEKTEPWKMKDLLVEKMVLDKEYEELRMKEDV
- a CDS encoding iron-containing alcohol dehydrogenase translates to MIKPFAFECPQYIHFGPGERNRLGTIAAAFGKKIFFITGRRWFEQSGWKQVFSKILDGCTVCFRKCESGEPTVESISRVTEQAREFDPDLIIGCGGGSVIDTAKAVSGLVRESDGIGDYCEGIGKGKKLDKSGVPWIAIPTTAGTGAEATKNAVVISKTHRAKKSFRSPFLLASTIIVDPELTAGLDPYITGISGLDALVQLIESFVSKKATPMPRALVKHAFPVMLDALFNLGKDIKDMRARTGAAYGALISGIALANSGLGAVHGFASGIGGLFDIPHGLLCAEFLVPVLKMNADAIREDMRVLCGGARENSNDDPVEMLIEKTIMLLDLFNIPKDLGRYGIDKSLITSIAEKSEGSSMSGNPKTLSLREKEEIILSVV
- a CDS encoding cyclic nucleotide-binding domain-containing protein, giving the protein MEYIYNLIESFRTISWIVVVGYIASLFTAITFYMKTIIPLRIFAICSNIFFITYGFFGGLGPVFFLHVFLFPLNVVRLVQMKKLIAKVKAASQGEYSLDSLVPFMTKRNMAEGEVLFKKGSPAPEIFYIQKGKVYLEEIGQTVTEGNIIGEIGIFSPYKTRTATAMCVEDGQLMTIHESTITQLYYQNPTFGYYLIQLIIKRFIENYDREHSSLKHEP
- a CDS encoding MBL fold metallo-hydrolase gives rise to the protein MKIKFWGVRGSIPTPLTSKQIKSRISAVIQRIKPADLTSPENRELFLARLPEDIFGTVGGNTTCIEVKIDAPRCFVIDAGTGIRELGNYYTTEEKHIHEFHIFFTHFHWDHIQGIPFFSPAFNKRNTIFLYSPVPDFEKYLRDQMRFPYFPVGMDILPADIHFIELNGTKLTIDNTEIAWKRMKHPGGSFAYKVVHKGKSAIVATDSEITEKEFLRDEENTVFFKDAHVLILDSQYTLEESIDKIDWGHSSYSIDVDLASVWGVKNLVLFHHEPLYNDKKIIGIERLSKWYLNHLKNKYLSIMVAVEGKEIVIE